GCGGATCGCCCCAGCGTTCGAAAGCGACGAGGCGAACGTCCACCAGCAGGCCTATGACGAAGCCTTCGCGCGAATGCTCGTCACCCTCAACAGCACGACCCATCAGGTGAGCGAAGACGGCCTGCAGGACACCGGCACTCTGTCCGCCAGCGACAAGCAGGAGGCCCCGACCAAGCCGAGCGCCAGGGATGAGTTCATGGCCTATATGGCCATGACACCTGCGGAGAAGATGCGCGACAAGATCCTCAAGGAAGTCGGCATCACCGAGGAAGGCCTGGAGAACATGCTGCCTGAACAGCGCGCCGCCGCCGAGCGGGAAATTGCCGAGAAGATGAAGATTCTTCAGGAGTTGCAGGCCACCCAGGATGAACCTGGCAGCCTGCACGAGCATGCCTGATCAGCGCAGGCGGTCGACCATCTGGCCGATCACGCCAAGCATGTCAGCGGCCAGCTTCATTGATCGCTCACCATTCCAGCCGGTCCTTGGGTTCGGCATATCGTCATGGTCCTTGAAGGGCATTTCCAGGGTGAACGACAGGCAGTCGAATTCCTGCCCCACCGAATTGCAGGCCAGCGCCAGATTGGCTTTGCCAGGGGCGCTGCGCGGGTAACCGAAGCGGGTCTGAAACTCGGCGCCGCTGTCCACCAGGCGCTGGCGAAACTCGCTTTCCAGCGCCTCAAGGCGCGGCGTGAAGCCAGGGTTGCCCTCGCATCCGGCGGTGAACACGTGGGGAATTTCCTCGTCGCCGTGGATATCCAGAAACAGGTCCACGCCGATCTCGCGCATCGCCTGCTGGACGAACAGCACCTCCGGGCTGCGCTCGGCGCTTGCCGATTGCCAGGCGCGGTTGAGGTCCTGCCCCGCCGCGTTGGTACGCAGGTGGCCACGGAAGGCGCCATCGGGGTTCATGTTCGGGACCAGATACAGATCGGCCTGCTGCAGCAGTGCATCCAGCTCGCTGTCACCAGCGTCGCCCAGGCGCCTGACGATGCCTTCCATAAACCATTCGGCCATGTGCTCGCCAGGATGCTGCTGGGCGATGATCCATACCTTGCGGATCGCGCTCCCATGGCGGTGCACGCGCAGCAACTCGATATCGCGGCCCTCGAGGCTGCGCCCGCTGGCCTGCAACTCGACACCTGGCAATGCCAGCGCCTGTTTGATCAGCGCGGCGTGGCGCTCACGGCTGTAGGGCTCGAAGTAGGCGAACCAGATCTGCTCGCGCTCGGGCTCCAGGCCAAAGCTCAGCGCGCCATTCTCGAAGCGGCTGGGCACGCGGAACCAGGTCTGCTGATCGTAGGAGGCGGCCGCGTTGTAACCCGTCCAGGCGTGGCTGTAGGCGGACTGACCGGCGTTGGTGATGCTGAAGTCGTGGCGCGCGCCGGGCGTCAGACCATCGACATGGAAATGAAACCACTGGAAGTGATCGCTGTTGAGATCCTTGCGCATGGCCAGCAGCACCTTGTGCGGGTCGCTGGCGTCCTGCACGAGGATGTTGCCGCTGTCGAAATCCGAGCTGATCTTCATGGCTTGTTCTCGTTGCTGTGTTCACGGTGGCCGCAGCATCGCAGTTTCCGGCCGCCGAGGAAATGCGCAGGAACGATTGCAGCTCGCAGTGCCGCAGCTCACACTGACGCCTCACTTTTGCTGATAGCCGGAGCCGCCGTGTCCCTAGTCGATGATCAACAACGCCAGCGCGTACTGGACGCCGCCGAGTCACTGGACTGCACGGTGTACCGCCCCGATGAAGACGATCTGGATGCCGAAGAACAGGACATGGGCGATGCCAAGGTGCTGTTCACCGGCCTGTTCGAGGCCCCGCAAGACTGGGACGCCGCCGAGTGCGATGACTATTTCGACGGCATCGACCCGGCACTGTTCTTCACGGCGCTGATCGCCTGCGAAGCCAAACCCGGCTCCAAGGCCTTCTTCACCCCCCAGGCCGGCGACCTGCTGGCCGCCATGAATGCCGGTAAGGTGGAGATGTACTTCGTCTGCGAGCGCCTGGATGACGAACACGGCAGCAGCTTCGTGCTGATTCGTGACGAAAACACCGACTGAGCCGCGCGTATGGCAGGAAAAGGTTCTTCGTAGAATCTCGGGGGCGTCAGTCTCGGCACCGGACTGGCAAATCAGTGTGTCGTCTCCTTAGGTGTTGGGACGCCGCAGCGGTGTGTGCAGAAATTCCTTGTTTCGCCCCCTCGGGCGACTCACTTTTCTTTGAAGTGCGCAAAGAAAAGTAAGCAAAAGAAAGCGCACCCCATCATCCGGCCCCGGCGTAGCCGGGGTTCGTTCGCTCCATCGTCGCTCCGAGGGTCGGCTTACAAGGGCCATCCCTGGCCCTTTAAGCCTCTCGCGGCATCCATGCCGCTCGCCCCTCTACGCAACGATTCCACTCACCCTCCTCAAGGGGACATTCGCGCGCCTGCACGAACGGGCATGCTTTTTGGGATGCGGGATAGCATCTAGGTCAGCCCAGGGCTGACCCCATGTTCAAGCACCCAAAGCTCCGTGAATTGCCTCCGGTTTAGGGGGGCGTGCAGAGCCCGTCCAGGAGGGCGAATGGAATCGTCGTGGAAGAGGTTGAGCGGCATGGATGCCGCGAGAGCCGCGATGGGCCATGGATGGCCCTTCGCGGCGGGCCTCTGGAACGGCGATGGAATGAGCGAACCCCGGCGTAGCCGGGGCCGGATGATCGGGCGGAGGGTTTTGGTTACTTTTGCCCGCAAAAGTGACTCGCCCGGAGGGCGAAACCGGAGATGTCAGTAAGACGTAGATAAGCAGCTTGAGCGCGGAAAACACCCGCGCACTCACACAAACTTGCCAGCCCGGTATCAAGACTGCTTTCCCTAGATTCCGCGAAAAAAAAACGGGCCCCGAAGGGCCCGTTTTCATGTGCAGCAGTGGATCAGCTACGGATCAGGTGATCGAACGCGCTCAGCGAAGCCTTGGCGCCCTCGCCCACGGCGATGACGATCTGCTTGTACGGCACGGTAGTCACGTCGCCGGCGGCGAAGATGCCGGGCAGCGAGGTTTCACCACGGGCGTCGACGATGATCTCGCCGCGGTCCGACAGCTCCACCGAGCCCTTGAGCCACTCGGAGTTGGGCAGCAGGCCGATCTGCACGAAGATGCCTTCCAGCTCTACGGGGATGAACGCATCGGAGTTGCGATCCTTGTAGACCAGGCCGGTGACCTTTTGGCCGTCGCCTTTCACTTCACTGGTCAGGGCGCTGGTGATCACCTTGACGTTGGGCAGGCTGTAGAGCTTCTTCTGCAGCACGGCGTCGGCGCGCAGCTTGCTGTCGTACTCGAGCAGAGTCACTTCGGCGACGATACCGGCCAGGTCGATGGCCGCTTCCACGCCGGAGTTGCCACCGCCGACCACCGCCACGCGCTTGCCCTTGAACAGCGGGCCGTCGCAGTGCGGGCAATAGGCCACGCCCTTGTTGCGGTATTCCTTCTCGCCCGGCACGTTCATCTCTCTCCAGCGTGCGCCGGTGGACAGAATCACGGTCTTGGCTTTCAGGCTCGCGCCGCTCTCGAACTTCACTTCGTGCAGGCCACCTTCGCTGGAGGCCGGGATCAGCGCGCTGGCGCGCTGCAGGTTCATGACGTCGACTTCGTACTGTTTGACGTGCTCTTCCAGGGCGCGGGCCAGTTTCGGGCCTTCGGTTTCCTGCACCGAGATGAAGTTCTCGATGGCCATGGTGTCGAGCACCTGGCCGCCGAAACGCTCGGCGGCAACGCCGGTGCGGATGCCTTTACGGGCGGCGTAGATGGCCGCTGCAGCACCGGCCGGGCCGCCACCGATGACCAGCACGTCGAAGGCTTGCTTGGCGTTGAGCTTCTCGGCATCGCGGGCCGAAGCGCCGGTGTCGATCTTGGCGAGGATCTGCTCGGCGTCCATACGGCCCTGGCCGAACAGTTCGCCGTTCAGGTAGATGCTCGGTACCGACATGATCTGGCGGGACTCGACTTCATCCTGGAACAGCGCGCCGTCGATGGCCACGTGGCGGATATTCGGGTTGAGCACGGCCATCAGGTTCAGCGCCTGGACCACGTCCGGGCAGTTCTGGCAGGACAGCGAGAAGTAGGTCTCGAAGTTGAATTCGCCTTCCAGGTTCTGGATCTGCTCGATCACTTCGGCGGCGAGCTTCGACGGGTGGCCACCGACTTGCAGTAGGGCCAGCACCAGCGACGTGAATTCGTGGCCCATCGGCAGACCGGCGAAACGCAGGCTGATGTTGCCATTCGGGCGATTCAGGGCGAACGACGGCACGCGGGCGTCGGTGCCGTCGGTCTTCAGGGTGATCTTGTCGGTCAGGCTGACGATATCGTCGAGCAGGCCTTTGAGCTCCTGAGATTTGTCGCTGTCATCGAGGGACGCGACGATCTCGAACGGCTGGCTGACCTTCTCCAGGTACGCCTTCAACTGGGATTTAAGGGTTGCGTCCAACATATACGAGTCCTCAATGACGAAATTCGGGCAATAAAACGCCCGGACGGGTTACGCCCGGGCGTTCGGGCACCTTTAAAGCCTGTTGGCTTGTAGGTGGAAAATGGGATGTAGCGCGTCGCGAGCGACGGCAGTGCGAGCCTGATTTCAACGAAGCAATGCCTAGCGCAGTAGCGCTACGCCCATTTTTAGATCTTGCCGACCAGGTCCAGGGAAGGAGCCAGGGTCTGAGCGCCTTCTTTCCACTTGGCTGGGCACACTTCGCCCGGGTGGGCAGCGGTGTACTGAGCGGCCTGCAGCTTGCGCAGGGTCTCGGCCACGTCACGAGCGATCTCGTTGGAGTGGATTTCGACGGTCTTGATCTGGCCTTCCGGGTTGATCACGAAGGTGCCGCGCAGTGCCAGGCCTTCTTCAGCGATGTGCACGCCGAATGCATTGGTCAGCTGGTGAGTCGGGTCGCCGATCAACGGGAAACGAGCCTTGCCAACGGCTGGCGAAGTTTCGTGCCATACCTTGTGGGAGAAGTGGGTGTCGGTGGTAACGATGTACACTTCAGCACCGGCCTTCTGGAAGGCTTCGTAGTTGTTGGCGGCGTCTTCGATCTCGGTCGGGCAGTTGAAAGTGAAGGCTGCCGGCATGAAGATCAGTACCGACCACTTGCCTTTCAGGCTTTGTTCGGTGACTTCGATGAATTTGCCATTGTGGAAGGCATTGACCTTGAACGGCTGAACTTGAGTGTTAATCAAAGACATCTGTGAACTCCTTTGAGGGTTGAAAAATTTACAGGAGGGATAGTAGCCCCATATGGACCAAAGAGCCCATTGATTGAAAGCATCAAACCAATAAGCCGAGTCAATCGAACCACATAAAAAGCCTTTTAAAACAGTAATCTGAAAATTTCGTGCTCTGCAATGGGCGAACGTTCAGCATACGCGAGCGACCGATGACCAGATTTCAGACCACCTTTCCGTGCGACATCACCTTTTCCCGCCTGGTTCGCTGCAATCTGGCGTTTTGGCTGACGATGACGCTTGCCCTGATGAGCGGTACCGCCCTGGCCGAAAAAGACCCGTTGCGTTTTTCCATCATCGAAAGCGGTGTCATGCCGATGGTGCAGATCCGCGAGGGCCAGGCAGTCGACGGCATACTTCGTGATCTCTCCCTGAGCCTGGCCGACAAGGTCGGTCGCCAGGCCGAGTTGTTGGTGCTGCCGCGCATGCGCGTGCACCGCGCGTTACTGAACCGGGAGATCGACGTGCGCTGCTACGTCAATCCGGACTGGTTGACCGATACCTATTCCGGTTACCTGTGGAGCGCTCCGTTCATGGTGCAGCGCGACCTGCTGGTCAGCCGCTCCGCGCAACCGGTCAACCCGGAGAGCCTTGACGGCCAGTCCGTCGGCACCGTCCTGGGCTTCAACTACCCGACCCTCAACACCCTGTTCGACAATGGCCAGTTGCGGCGCAACGATGCGCGAACCCAGGGCCTGGTTCTACGCAAGCTGGCAGCCGGACGTTACGATTATGCGATCAGCAACGAACTGGCACTGTTGTGGTTCAACCGAGGCCGCAGCGACGCCGACAAGCTTCACGAAGTCCACGAGCTGACGCGCGACGAGGTGGCGTGCCTGGTGCGCGACGCGCCCGACCTACCGACCCAGGCGCTGCTCGAGGCGATGCGGCGAATGCAGGAAAACGGCGAGTTCACTGCCATCCTGCAGCGCTACCGCTGAATGTCGGGCAGGCCGACGAGGTTTTCTCGGCCTGCCAATGTGTGAATAATGCCCCGCCTGATCCGCCGCCCCCGATGAGGTAAACCATGAGTGGCTCCGCCCACGCCGCCCCGCGCCTGAGCGCAGGGGCGATTCTGCTGATCGAACTGGCCCTGGCACTGGGCGGCTTCGCCATTGGCACCAGCGAATTCTCCATCATGGGCCTGATGCCCAACGTGGCCCAGGATCTGGGCGTCAGCGAACCCCAGGTCGGCCATGTGATCAGCAGCTACGCCCTGGGTGTGGTGGTCGGCGCGCCGATCCTCGCACTGCTGGGCTCGCGCCTGCTGCGCAAGCACCTGCTGTTGCTGCTGATGAGCGTGTTCGCCGTGGGCAACCTGGCCAGCGCCCTGGCGCCCGATTACCTGTCGCTGCTGGTGTTTCGCTTCTTTGCCGGCCTGCCCCACGGCGCCTATTTCGGTATCGCCATGCTGGTCGCTGCCTCCATGGCGCCGCCCCACAAGCGCGCCAAGGCGGTCAGTCGGGTTCTGATGGGCCTGAGCGTGGCAATTCTGGTCGGCAACCCCCTGGCCACCTGGCTGGGCCAGAGCGCCAGCTGGCGCTTCGCCTTCGCCCTGGTCAGCGTAATCGCCCTGGCCACCGTGGCGATGATTGCCCTGCTCCTGCCGCTGGACCGCAGCGAGGTGCGCAGCAGCCCGATCAACGAACTGCGTGCCTTCAATCGCGCACCTATCTGGCTGGCACTGGGCATCGGCTCGATCGGCTTTGCCGGCATGTTCTGCGTGTTCAGCTACATGGCGCCAACCCTGCTGGAAGTCACCCGGGTCAGCCCGGGGATGATTCCGGTGGCCATGGCGATATTCGGTGTCGGCTGCATTCTCGGCAACATGGCCGGCGGCTGGCTGTTCGACCGCCTGCGCTTCAAGTCGGTGGCCTGGATCCTGCTGTGGAGCGCGCTGGTACTGCTGGTGCTGCCGACCGCCACCCACTCGCTGTGGACGGTGCTGCCGGCGATTCTCGCCCTGGGCACCATCGCGGCCCTGTCACCCGCCTTGCAGACCCACCTGATGGACGTGGCCACCGGCGCCCAGACGCTCGCCGCGGCGTCCAACCATGCTGCCTTCAACATCGCCAATGCCCTGGGCCCGTGGCTCGGCGGCCTGGCGATCAGCGCCGGTTTCGGCTGGACCTCGACAGGCTATATCGGCGCGGCGACGGCGGTCGCCGGCCTGCTGGTGTTCGCCTGGGCATGGAAGGTGCAGAAGGCCCAAACCTCGGCCTAGACCGAGCTCACTTCGAGCACCGGCTGCGCAGGAGAAGGCTTGCACCAGGCATGCAGCGGCGCCGCCCCCTTGCCCGACAACAGCCAGCCGGTACGCGCCCCGACCAGGGTGGTCACGGCATGCTGGCGGCCCAGGGGCAGATGCCGCGCTACGAACAGCGCGCTGTCGCGCAGCACCGCCAGCCAGGCGCTGTGGGACTGGAACAACGGCGTCAATAAACGGCTGGCCTGGCGGTAGTAACGCAGGTGAGCGCCCCGCACCGCGCCGTAGACGGCAAAACAGGCCGCAGGATCGGCAGCTTGGCCGGGGCCGCAAGCGCCCAGGGCGTCGGCCAGCGCCACGGCGTCGACCAGGGCCATGTTGGCGCCCTGCCCCAGCTGCGGGCTCATGGCATGGGCGCAGTCACCGATGGCCAGCACCCGGCGGTCATTCCATTGGTGCATGCGCACGTCGGCGTAGCTCGCCAGCATCAGCCGCTCCGGCGTATCGATGGCGTGCAGAAAGGCGTCGGCCGGCTCGCCTGCCAGCTTTCGCACCGAATCCTTCCAGGCCTCCAGGCCCGCCTGCTGCCAGGCAGCGTGGCTGGCCACCGGCAGGCTCCAGAACAGGCTGCTCAGCTTGGTTTGCCGCTGGCTGT
Above is a genomic segment from Pseudomonas argentinensis containing:
- a CDS encoding M14 family metallopeptidase yields the protein MKISSDFDSGNILVQDASDPHKVLLAMRKDLNSDHFQWFHFHVDGLTPGARHDFSITNAGQSAYSHAWTGYNAAASYDQQTWFRVPSRFENGALSFGLEPEREQIWFAYFEPYSRERHAALIKQALALPGVELQASGRSLEGRDIELLRVHRHGSAIRKVWIIAQQHPGEHMAEWFMEGIVRRLGDAGDSELDALLQQADLYLVPNMNPDGAFRGHLRTNAAGQDLNRAWQSASAERSPEVLFVQQAMREIGVDLFLDIHGDEEIPHVFTAGCEGNPGFTPRLEALESEFRQRLVDSGAEFQTRFGYPRSAPGKANLALACNSVGQEFDCLSFTLEMPFKDHDDMPNPRTGWNGERSMKLAADMLGVIGQMVDRLR
- the ahpF gene encoding alkyl hydroperoxide reductase subunit F yields the protein MLDATLKSQLKAYLEKVSQPFEIVASLDDSDKSQELKGLLDDIVSLTDKITLKTDGTDARVPSFALNRPNGNISLRFAGLPMGHEFTSLVLALLQVGGHPSKLAAEVIEQIQNLEGEFNFETYFSLSCQNCPDVVQALNLMAVLNPNIRHVAIDGALFQDEVESRQIMSVPSIYLNGELFGQGRMDAEQILAKIDTGASARDAEKLNAKQAFDVLVIGGGPAGAAAAIYAARKGIRTGVAAERFGGQVLDTMAIENFISVQETEGPKLARALEEHVKQYEVDVMNLQRASALIPASSEGGLHEVKFESGASLKAKTVILSTGARWREMNVPGEKEYRNKGVAYCPHCDGPLFKGKRVAVVGGGNSGVEAAIDLAGIVAEVTLLEYDSKLRADAVLQKKLYSLPNVKVITSALTSEVKGDGQKVTGLVYKDRNSDAFIPVELEGIFVQIGLLPNSEWLKGSVELSDRGEIIVDARGETSLPGIFAAGDVTTVPYKQIVIAVGEGAKASLSAFDHLIRS
- the ahpC gene encoding alkyl hydroperoxide reductase subunit C is translated as MSLINTQVQPFKVNAFHNGKFIEVTEQSLKGKWSVLIFMPAAFTFNCPTEIEDAANNYEAFQKAGAEVYIVTTDTHFSHKVWHETSPAVGKARFPLIGDPTHQLTNAFGVHIAEEGLALRGTFVINPEGQIKTVEIHSNEIARDVAETLRKLQAAQYTAAHPGEVCPAKWKEGAQTLAPSLDLVGKI
- a CDS encoding substrate-binding periplasmic protein; this translates as MTRFQTTFPCDITFSRLVRCNLAFWLTMTLALMSGTALAEKDPLRFSIIESGVMPMVQIREGQAVDGILRDLSLSLADKVGRQAELLVLPRMRVHRALLNREIDVRCYVNPDWLTDTYSGYLWSAPFMVQRDLLVSRSAQPVNPESLDGQSVGTVLGFNYPTLNTLFDNGQLRRNDARTQGLVLRKLAAGRYDYAISNELALLWFNRGRSDADKLHEVHELTRDEVACLVRDAPDLPTQALLEAMRRMQENGEFTAILQRYR
- a CDS encoding MFS transporter, giving the protein MSGSAHAAPRLSAGAILLIELALALGGFAIGTSEFSIMGLMPNVAQDLGVSEPQVGHVISSYALGVVVGAPILALLGSRLLRKHLLLLLMSVFAVGNLASALAPDYLSLLVFRFFAGLPHGAYFGIAMLVAASMAPPHKRAKAVSRVLMGLSVAILVGNPLATWLGQSASWRFAFALVSVIALATVAMIALLLPLDRSEVRSSPINELRAFNRAPIWLALGIGSIGFAGMFCVFSYMAPTLLEVTRVSPGMIPVAMAIFGVGCILGNMAGGWLFDRLRFKSVAWILLWSALVLLVLPTATHSLWTVLPAILALGTIAALSPALQTHLMDVATGAQTLAAASNHAAFNIANALGPWLGGLAISAGFGWTSTGYIGAATAVAGLLVFAWAWKVQKAQTSA